In Spiroplasma melliferum, the following are encoded in one genomic region:
- the ssb gene encoding single-stranded DNA binding protein (plasmid), whose product MNQFIGIGRTTKDIEIKQTSTGKEYAIFQLAIARPYSTQKETDFIPCQVWNKQAVVLQKYCQKGSQIAITGILQSFKNKEDKTQWIVQVSNYEFLHTNNDLKKDILLSEKSNEIIAEEQANYSSEDIKELFNGDDAILWD is encoded by the coding sequence ATGAATCAATTTATCGGAATTGGTAGAACAACCAAAGATATAGAAATTAAACAAACAAGTACTGGGAAAGAATATGCCATATTTCAATTGGCAATAGCACGCCCATATTCAACACAAAAAGAAACTGATTTTATCCCTTGTCAGGTTTGAAATAAACAAGCCGTAGTTTTACAAAAATATTGTCAAAAAGGTTCTCAAATTGCAATTACGGGCATTTTGCAATCTTTTAAAAATAAAGAAGATAAAACACAGTGAATAGTCCAAGTATCTAATTATGAATTTTTACATACAAATAATGACTTAAAAAAAGATATTTTACTATCTGAAAAATCAAATGAAATTATTGCCGAAGAGCAAGCAAATTATAGTTCAGAAGATATTAAAGAATTATTCAATGGTGATGATGCCATTTTATGAGATTAA
- a CDS encoding SOJ-like protein (plasmid), with protein sequence MKKITFANSKGGVGKTTLTINVAQLLSQIGKKVLLFDFDPQSNLTNTLLENPIDTNNITKWILGADKDDLISTILETRISNIFLVPSYSKMVLETNNIVLNQPNSEFKFKMNLEEIEKILINKFDYIFFDTYPSMNTILLNVLLASDEIIVPIEPHSYSFEGITTMFKPYLETINNSKKMGMNIKNNINYYVLNKIQKNKLHQSVFELISQNEIGKKLLDTHIPLSATKQKETMLLKFAAITNNNPIYKLVMELTNKGVI encoded by the coding sequence ATGAAAAAAATAACATTTGCTAACAGTAAGGGTGGAGTTGGCAAAACCACATTAACAATTAATGTTGCTCAATTATTATCCCAAATTGGAAAAAAAGTTTTATTATTTGACTTTGACCCGCAATCTAATTTAACAAATACTTTGTTAGAAAATCCGATTGATACAAATAATATAACTAAATGAATTTTGGGAGCAGATAAAGATGACTTAATTTCAACAATTTTAGAAACTAGAATATCAAATATTTTTTTAGTACCATCATATTCCAAAATGGTTTTAGAAACAAATAATATAGTTTTAAATCAACCTAATTCGGAATTTAAATTTAAAATGAATTTAGAAGAAATTGAAAAAATATTAATTAATAAATTTGATTATATATTTTTTGATACATATCCATCTATGAATACAATTTTATTAAATGTTTTATTAGCATCAGATGAAATTATTGTTCCAATTGAACCACATTCATATAGTTTTGAAGGTATTACAACTATGTTTAAACCTTATTTAGAAACAATAAATAATTCTAAAAAAATGGGAATGAATATAAAAAATAATATTAATTATTATGTTTTAAATAAAATTCAAAAAAACAAACTACATCAAAGTGTTTTTGAACTTATTTCCCAAAATGAAATTGGTAAAAAATTGTTAGATACACATATCCCCTTATCTGCTACTAAGCAAAAAGAAACAATGTTGCTTAAATTCGCCGCCATAACCAATAACAACCCAATTTATAAGTTAGTTATGGAATTAACTAATAAAGGAGTGATTTAA
- a CDS encoding Mob (plasmid), which translates to MWKKIKNWRDKNISNKIFYWFIFILVIPFMLVCLINCASAIIIMFLKYHTLDFKNFYIAYADKYSWLISIVLFIIAFLFFLWFYVSHKIDNMDSPKTKQQKSNKASDKEFKTLQLKMLALNNRYGIPKNNLTQHTLLVGTTGSGKTTTLMFLVKQLTQIFKQTTIIIDGKGDIDLINKVKQLDPSAFVWEIGGTTEYNPFATKDSVVLSDKIMSLFDFSEPHYEALVNDYVLILTETLINKNIDLTLENIIKYFDISELKQLISKKNSNYEYLEKINEDDILGMRSRLNVYRQQLKISIGINNNLLELITKHKTILFSINSLMYPKLAGSVGKIIIQDLKELTTLKSVNQKINIVLDEFNVFASETIVNLINKSRSFNYQCFLSFQTINDLKTNNMNLTDTIFGNVSTIVCHNIKDPNTAEYVASVFGTQETEKLTRQLDFKNNTADMGSVRAVDEFIVHPNDLKTLKIGECYFKTTLSSGKLFIKKIAVDPTCLDGLIQHLNK; encoded by the coding sequence ATGTGAAAAAAAATTAAAAATTGGCGCGATAAAAATATTAGCAATAAAATTTTTTATTGATTTATTTTTATTTTAGTAATACCGTTTATGCTTGTATGTTTGATAAATTGTGCTTCGGCAATTATTATTATGTTTTTAAAATACCATACACTAGATTTTAAAAACTTTTATATTGCTTATGCTGATAAATACAGTTGGTTAATTTCAATTGTTTTGTTTATTATTGCATTCTTATTTTTCTTGTGATTTTATGTAAGTCATAAAATAGATAATATGGATAGTCCTAAAACAAAACAACAAAAATCAAACAAAGCAAGTGATAAAGAATTTAAAACATTACAGTTAAAAATGCTTGCGCTTAATAATAGGTATGGTATTCCAAAAAATAATTTAACTCAACATACTTTATTGGTTGGTACAACTGGGAGTGGTAAAACAACAACATTAATGTTTTTAGTAAAACAATTAACTCAAATATTTAAACAGACCACAATAATAATTGATGGTAAGGGGGATATTGATTTAATTAATAAAGTTAAACAACTAGACCCTAGTGCCTTTGTTTGAGAAATTGGTGGCACAACGGAATATAATCCGTTTGCGACAAAAGATAGTGTTGTATTATCTGATAAGATAATGTCGTTGTTTGATTTTTCCGAACCGCATTATGAAGCATTGGTAAATGATTATGTGTTGATTTTAACCGAAACATTAATTAATAAAAATATTGATTTAACATTAGAAAATATTATTAAATATTTTGATATTTCAGAATTAAAACAATTAATTAGTAAAAAAAACAGCAATTATGAATATTTAGAAAAAATCAATGAAGATGATATATTAGGTATGCGTTCGCGCTTGAATGTTTATCGCCAACAGTTAAAAATAAGTATCGGTATTAATAACAACTTATTAGAATTGATTACTAAACATAAAACGATTTTGTTTAGTATTAATTCGTTGATGTATCCCAAATTGGCGGGTTCTGTCGGAAAAATCATTATCCAAGACTTAAAAGAATTAACCACCCTAAAATCAGTTAATCAAAAAATTAACATTGTATTAGATGAGTTTAATGTCTTTGCAAGTGAAACCATTGTCAACTTGATAAATAAGTCGCGTAGTTTTAATTATCAATGTTTTTTGTCTTTCCAAACAATCAACGACCTAAAAACAAACAATATGAATTTAACAGACACTATTTTCGGAAATGTTAGCACTATTGTTTGTCATAACATTAAAGACCCGAACACGGCGGAATATGTCGCTAGTGTCTTTGGTACCCAAGAAACCGAAAAACTAACTCGTCAACTTGACTTTAAAAACAACACCGCTGATATGGGTTCAGTGCGTGCGGTGGATGAGTTTATTGTTCACCCGAACGACCTTAAAACCCTTAAAATTGGTGAATGCTATTTTAAAACCACTCTTTCGAGTGGCAAGTTATTTATTAAAAAAATTGCGGTTGACCCTACTTGTTTAGATGGTTTAATTCAACACTTAAACAAATAA